One Halichondria panicea chromosome 6, odHalPani1.1, whole genome shotgun sequence genomic window carries:
- the LOC135337583 gene encoding phospholipase A2 group XV-like, translating to MQLLTLVVCVAVVILLEQCEATPSPIVLIPGVMGSQLQVKDQTSSTLCSTGRKYKELWISPLRVTLYNICAKRELPLRYDANTNSYHNNTKVKIHVPGFGGTSSVEYLNPGWINTLPYFHDTVKYFVDRGYKRGNTIRGAPYDWRLAADELEKRGYFHRLKTMIEDMYKTNGNTKVTLVVHSMGGLVSLHFLTGFSGINQAWKDKYIHAYVTLSAAWSGGAATVQSVVSGYHGIPDLMLFAYDLISDFIVPISRTFESLPWLFPKPSVFGNVAFISTPSKTYSANNYEQLFRDLNAPNVYRAFQGVQGLVSDYPAPNVPTYCFYGVGVPTPEKFTYSKDLTPSNAIGLRPVVKNGDGDGSVNTISSRVCHRWSSMPSKYSFRYKAFNKVNHVKILSNSKVLGDIGAIVGAPPKRKSWWAKR from the exons ATGCAGCTGCTAACGCTGGTGGTGTGTGTTGCTGTGGTGATACTACTCGAGCAATGTGAGGCTACCCCATCACCCATTGTCCTCA TTCCGGGTGTGATGGGTTCCCAACTCCAAGTTAAGGATCAGACCTCGAGTACATTGTGTTCCACTGGTCGCAAATACAAAGAGCTATGGATATCTCCATTACGAGTCACCCTCTACAATATCTGTGCAAAGAGAGAGCTGCC ATTGAGATACGACGCAAACACTAACTCCTACCACAACAATACTAAAGTGAAGATCCATGTTCCTGGATTTGGCGGGACATCGAGTGTGGAATATCTCAACCCTGGATGGATAAATACACTCCCGTATTTTCACGACACGGTGAAATACTTTGtcgatcgaggctacaaaagagGAAACACTATTCGAGGGGCTCCTTATGACTGGAGATTGGCTGCAG ATGAACTTGAGAAGAGAGGATACTTCCATCGTCTCAAGACGATGATTGAAGACATGTACAAAACTAACGGCAATACCAAGGTGACCCTGGTCGTACACAGTATGGGGGGTCTCGTTTCCCTGCACTTTCTGACTGGCTTCAGTGGGATTAACCAAGCATGGAAAGACAAGTACATCCATGCGTACGTTACGTTGTCAGCTGCTTGGTCTGGTGGTGCAGCGACTGTTCAAAGTGTCGTATCTGGTTACCATGGTATTCCTGACTTAATGTTATTTGCGTACGATTTGATCAGCGACTTTATTGTTCCGATTAGTCGTACATTCGAGAGTCTTCCTTGGTTGTTTCCGAAGCCCTCAGTGTTTGGCAATGTTGCTTTTATATCAACACCGTCCAAAACATACTCAGCTAACAATTATGAACAGCTGTTTCGGGACCTCAATGCTCCAAATGTTTATCGGGCTTTTCAAGGCGTGCAAGGTTTAGTATCGGACTACCCCGCTCCCAATGTACCAACGTACTGCTTCTATGGAGTTGGTGTACCTACCCCGGAAAAATTCACCTATTCAAAAGATCTGACACCTAGTAATGCTATTGGCTTGCGACCAGTTGTTAAGAACGGAGACGGAGACGGATCAGTAAACACTATTAGCTCTAGGGTATGTCACAGGTGGTCAAGTATGCCTTCCAAATATTCGTTCCGGTACAAGGCCTTCAACAAAGTAAATCATGTCAAGATTTTGTCTAACAGCAAAGTTCTCGGAGACATTGGTGCAATAGTTGGGGCACCTCCAAAACGTAAAAGTTGGTGGGCTAAAAGATAA
- the LOC135337159 gene encoding phosphatidylcholine-sterol acyltransferase-like has protein sequence MRQLLTLVMCVAVVILLEQCEATPSPIVLIPGIMGSRLKVKDNTPRSLCSTRHKYKKLWINPARIYCAVRELPLLYDASTNSFHNNTKVKIHVPGFGNTNGVEYLTTGGLMPYLHEAVEYFVDRGYKRGKTIRAAPYDWRLAAGSAPLFYISPSHADELEKRGYFHRFKSMIEDMYETNSNTKMTLVVHSMGGLVSLHFLTGFSGINQAWKDKYIHAYVTLSAAWSGGASALQTVISGIHNTHGFLLFANDYISDFVVPIVRTLESIPWLFPKTSVFGNEVFVSTPSKNYTASDYENLFGNIGYTNGYLFFQRVQALVTDFPAPNVSTYCYYGVGVNTPEKLSYEKDFRSGVNTIGLTPTTIFSDGDGTVNIESSRVCHGWSSMKPQYNFFHKAYNEVDHLNIIRMSTF, from the exons ATGAGGCAGCTACTAACGCTGGTAATGTGTGTTGCTGTGGTGATACTACTCGAGCAATGTGAGGCTACCCCATCACCCATTGTCCTCA TTCCGGGGATAATGGGCTCTCGGCTTAAAGTGAAGGACAACACACCAAGATCTCTATGCTCCACTCGCCACAAATACAAGAAGCTGTGGATTAATCCTGCTCGAATTTACTGCGCAGTAAGAGAATTACC GTTGCTTTACGATGCAAGTACCAACTCGTTCCATAACAACACTAAAGTCAAGATCCATGTTCCGGGATTTGGCAATACAAACGGTGTTGAGTACTTGACTACAGGCGGCTTGATGCCTTACTTACACGAGGCGGTGGAATACTTTGtagatcgaggctacaaaagagGAAAGACAATACGTGCTGCTCCTTATGACTGGAGATTGGCTGCAG GCTCAGCTCCATTATTTTACATATCACCATCACATGCAGATGAGCTTGAGAAGAGAGGATACTTCCATCGTTTCAAGTCGATGATTGAAGACATGTACGAAACCAACAGCAATACGAAGATGACCCTGGTCGTACACAGTATGGGTGGTCTCGTTTCCCTGCACTTTCTGACTGGCTTCAGTGGGATTAACCAAGCATGGAAGGACAAGTACATCCATGCGTACGTTACACTGTCAGCTGCTTGGTCCGGAGGTGCTAGTGCATTGCAAACAGTTATATCTGGGATACACAATACACATGGTTTCTTACTATTTGCAAATGATTATATTAGTGACTTCGTTGTTCCAATTGTTCGCACACTAGAAAGTATCCCTTGGCTCTTTCCGAAAACTTCTGTTTTTGGAAATGAAGTATTCGTTTCGACACCATCTAAGAATTATACGGCTAGTGACTATGAAAATCTCTTTGGAAATATTGGCTACACAAATGGCTACCTATTCTTTCAAAGAGTGCAAGCACTTGTCACTGATTTTCCTGCTCCGAATGTATCAACGTACTGTTACTATGGCGTTGGTGTAAACACTCCGGAAAAACTCTCGTACGAAAAAGATTTTCGATCTGGTGTGAACACAATTGGTTTGACTCCCACTACTATTTTTAGTGATGGAGATGGTACAGTGAACATCGAGAGCTCAAGGGTATGTCACGGGTGGTCAAGCATGAAACCACAATATAATTTCTTCCACAAAGCGTACAATGAGGTTGATCATTTGAATATTATAAGGATGAGCACGTTTTGA